One region of gamma proteobacterium HIMB55 genomic DNA includes:
- a CDS encoding thiamine-phosphate kinase (PFAM: AIR synthase related protein, N-terminal domain; AIR synthase related protein, C-terminal domain~TIGRFAM: thiamine-monophosphate kinase) encodes MSEFSIITQYFSSLGAGKNVLLSVGDDAAALRVDEGCELIVSTDTSTAGVHFPDDLFPEDIAYKSVAAAASDLAAMGASPLGMTLAISLPEHDALWLHGFSQGLAAASSDFELPLVGGDTTRGLLSITVTVMGQCAIGQKLLRSGASAGELLCVSGTLGDSAFGLSMLQGKERGLDIEFEDQEYLLSRFSRPASRISLGEDLLGQATSCVDVSDGLLADAAHIADASGCKLVIDSAKLPLSGALVASIGRERALELAVAGGEDFELLFSLPESSSLPDGCTIIGVVEAGEGVVCDLAIEREGYDHFH; translated from the coding sequence ATGAGCGAGTTCTCGATAATCACACAGTATTTCTCATCGCTTGGAGCGGGTAAGAACGTTCTGCTCTCTGTCGGTGACGATGCGGCAGCGCTTCGTGTCGATGAAGGCTGCGAGCTCATTGTCTCTACGGACACATCGACAGCGGGGGTGCATTTCCCCGACGACCTATTTCCAGAAGACATCGCTTATAAGTCTGTTGCCGCCGCAGCAAGTGACCTTGCTGCAATGGGGGCATCGCCATTGGGAATGACATTGGCGATCTCCCTGCCTGAGCACGACGCGCTCTGGTTGCATGGGTTTTCGCAAGGTCTCGCCGCCGCGAGTAGTGACTTCGAACTACCCTTAGTTGGCGGCGACACCACGCGTGGTCTGTTGTCTATCACTGTGACTGTGATGGGGCAGTGCGCAATCGGTCAGAAATTGCTGCGATCAGGCGCAAGTGCAGGTGAGCTGCTGTGTGTCAGCGGAACCCTAGGAGACTCCGCCTTTGGTCTCTCTATGCTGCAGGGAAAGGAGCGAGGATTGGACATCGAATTTGAAGACCAGGAGTACCTCTTGTCTCGATTTAGCCGACCCGCGTCGAGAATCAGCCTTGGCGAGGATCTACTAGGACAGGCAACTAGTTGTGTAGACGTCTCCGACGGTCTGCTTGCAGATGCCGCACACATTGCAGACGCTAGCGGCTGTAAGTTGGTAATAGATAGCGCCAAGCTTCCTCTCTCCGGAGCATTAGTAGCGAGTATTGGGAGAGAGCGTGCCCTAGAGCTTGCAGTGGCGGGTGGTGAGGATTTTGAGTTGCTATTTTCGCTTCCAGAATCTTCATCACTACCTGATGGGTGCACTATTATTGGTGTGGTCGAGGCCGGCGAGGGCGTCGTTTGTGACCTTGCAATAGAGAGGGAAGGCTATGACCACTTCCACTGA
- a CDS encoding glycine/serine hydroxymethyltransferase (PFAM: Serine hydroxymethyltransferase) encodes MNQAAKTPTGHGYSSSQTISSFDSELWDAMTLETQRQEEHIELIASENYASPRVLEAQGSVLTNKYAEGYPGKRYYGGCEFVDRAEVLAIERAKELFGAAYANVQPHSGSSANIAVFHALLQPGDTVMGMSLADGGHLTHGAGVNFSGKIYNAVQYGIDNTTGEVDYDELMKIALEHKPKLIIGGFSAYSRIMDWSKFREIADAVGAYLLVDMAHVAGLVAAGVYPNPIPHADVVTTTTHKTLRGPRSGLILARENEELHKKLNSAIFPGAQGGPLMHAIAAKAVAFKEAMDPAFVDYQHQVVRNAKVMAETFTSRGFNLVSGGTDNHLMLLDLRDKEYTGKDADAALGRAYITVNKNAVPNDPRSPFVTSGLRLGTPAITTRGFGDEETQAMTNWICDVLEGLESSDPESVIDSVREKVKALCARFPVYAD; translated from the coding sequence ATGAATCAGGCTGCGAAGACGCCCACCGGTCACGGTTACTCATCCTCACAGACCATCTCATCGTTCGACAGCGAGCTCTGGGATGCAATGACGCTAGAGACACAGCGCCAGGAGGAGCATATCGAGTTAATCGCGTCAGAGAACTACGCAAGCCCGCGTGTTCTTGAGGCGCAAGGGAGCGTCCTTACGAACAAGTACGCGGAGGGTTATCCGGGTAAGCGCTACTACGGTGGTTGCGAGTTCGTTGACCGTGCAGAGGTTTTGGCAATTGAGCGTGCCAAGGAATTGTTTGGTGCAGCGTATGCCAACGTTCAGCCACACTCTGGATCAAGCGCGAACATTGCGGTCTTCCACGCACTCCTGCAGCCCGGCGACACCGTAATGGGAATGAGCCTTGCAGACGGCGGACACCTGACGCACGGTGCGGGTGTAAACTTTTCGGGCAAGATCTACAACGCGGTTCAGTACGGCATCGACAACACGACAGGTGAGGTCGATTACGACGAGCTAATGAAGATTGCCTTGGAGCACAAGCCCAAGCTGATCATCGGTGGTTTCAGCGCTTATAGCCGCATCATGGACTGGTCGAAGTTCCGTGAAATTGCTGATGCGGTGGGTGCTTATTTGCTGGTTGATATGGCTCACGTTGCGGGCCTCGTAGCTGCTGGCGTATACCCAAACCCAATTCCTCACGCGGATGTCGTCACAACAACAACCCACAAAACATTACGTGGCCCACGTTCGGGTTTGATCCTCGCGCGCGAGAATGAAGAGCTTCACAAGAAGCTGAACTCAGCTATTTTCCCGGGTGCTCAGGGTGGTCCGCTGATGCACGCTATCGCTGCGAAAGCAGTTGCTTTCAAAGAGGCGATGGATCCTGCGTTTGTCGATTATCAACATCAGGTTGTTCGCAATGCGAAAGTAATGGCAGAGACATTTACAAGCCGTGGCTTTAATCTGGTTTCCGGTGGTACCGACAATCACTTGATGCTCCTCGATTTACGAGACAAGGAGTACACCGGTAAAGACGCGGATGCTGCGCTAGGTCGTGCTTATATTACCGTGAATAAGAACGCAGTACCCAATGATCCGCGCTCGCCCTTTGTGACCTCAGGTCTTCGTTTGGGTACACCTGCCATTACCACTCGTGGTTTTGGTGATGAAGAAACACAGGCCATGACGAACTGGATTTGTGACGTTCTTGAAGGCTTGGAGTCGAGCGATCCTGAGTCGGTGATTGATTCAGTACGCGAGAAGGTCAAAGCACTTTGCGCGCGTTTCCCTGTGTACGCGGACTAA
- a CDS encoding phosphatidylglycerophosphatase A-like protein (PFAM: Phosphatidylglycerophosphatase A) has protein sequence MTTSTEQAKFPMLVATFFGSGLSPVAPGTVGSLAALPLAYFLLSVPVGQAMLVIGALFLMGVWASNAIEAALEQHDASLIVIDEVVGQCLVVTLLDVFLRGAVDTNLLLLLSFIGFRLFDIIKPWPVGWVDRKIGDGVGVMLDDVVAALLAVPFLAGGYLLYALTAI, from the coding sequence ATGACCACTTCCACTGAACAAGCCAAATTCCCGATGTTAGTGGCGACATTTTTTGGTTCTGGCTTATCCCCGGTTGCACCAGGCACAGTAGGGAGCCTAGCTGCCCTGCCGCTTGCCTATTTCTTGCTCTCAGTTCCCGTAGGGCAAGCAATGCTTGTTATCGGCGCGTTGTTTCTAATGGGCGTATGGGCGTCAAATGCCATAGAGGCAGCGCTCGAGCAGCACGACGCGAGCTTGATTGTGATTGATGAAGTCGTAGGGCAGTGCCTGGTCGTCACACTTCTCGATGTGTTCCTTCGCGGTGCAGTTGATACGAACCTGTTACTGCTCTTAAGCTTTATTGGCTTCAGGCTCTTCGACATCATAAAGCCGTGGCCGGTAGGGTGGGTCGACCGCAAGATTGGTGATGGAGTGGGCGTTATGCTCGATGATGTCGTTGCCGCTCTATTAGCAGTCCCTTTCTTGGCCGGTGGCTATCTGCTCTACGCACTCACGGCAATCTGA
- a CDS encoding riboflavin biosynthesis protein RibD (PFAM: RibD C-terminal domain; Cytidine and deoxycytidylate deaminase zinc-binding region~TIGRFAM: riboflavin-specific deaminase C-terminal domain; riboflavin biosynthesis protein RibD), with the protein MPRSDEAWMSEAIKVGRKARVWSAPNPAVGCVLTKNDQFLASGFTHPTGQQHAEVHALSQADDAKGATAYVTLEPCAHTGHTGPCVEALINAEVSRVVIACRDPDARVAGKGIARLEAAGIEVKTGILEAEADEELRGFFLRLSRGWGRVTVKMAMSADGRTAMASGESQWITGPAAREDVQAWRAESDVILTGSGTVEADDCALTLRQCENRLSDDDWHRALARPTPRAVVDSSAIVTPDAKVVGGETPTYLFTRSDAIPDSAMPPTVSHIPVAGDEGGVDLKAVLKALGDEGANEILIEAGPTLVGALEQEGLIDQWLIYMAPSMLGADARPVHSGVFKKLSDAPKYSITSHNLIGGDLRITLRAADDA; encoded by the coding sequence ATGCCTCGCTCAGATGAAGCATGGATGTCAGAGGCGATCAAAGTGGGTCGCAAGGCTCGCGTATGGTCTGCCCCAAACCCAGCTGTTGGGTGCGTACTGACGAAGAATGATCAGTTTCTTGCGTCCGGATTCACCCATCCCACGGGTCAACAGCACGCAGAAGTTCATGCGCTTTCTCAAGCCGATGATGCGAAGGGCGCGACAGCCTACGTCACGCTCGAACCGTGTGCCCATACGGGCCACACAGGTCCCTGCGTCGAGGCACTCATCAACGCCGAAGTATCGCGGGTAGTGATCGCGTGTCGTGACCCCGACGCGCGAGTGGCAGGTAAAGGTATTGCGCGCCTTGAGGCTGCTGGTATCGAAGTCAAGACGGGCATACTCGAGGCTGAGGCCGATGAGGAGCTCCGCGGTTTCTTTCTTCGCCTATCGCGGGGCTGGGGCAGGGTCACTGTAAAAATGGCTATGTCTGCGGACGGACGAACCGCGATGGCCTCAGGTGAGAGCCAGTGGATTACGGGCCCGGCTGCACGGGAAGATGTTCAGGCATGGCGTGCGGAAAGCGACGTCATTCTTACGGGCAGCGGAACGGTGGAGGCTGATGACTGCGCGCTAACGCTGCGGCAATGCGAGAATCGGCTATCAGATGATGACTGGCACCGCGCGCTTGCGCGTCCAACGCCTCGAGCGGTGGTGGACTCATCTGCAATAGTTACTCCCGATGCAAAAGTAGTCGGCGGTGAGACGCCCACCTATCTATTTACTCGCTCGGATGCGATACCGGACTCAGCGATGCCTCCTACTGTGAGCCATATTCCGGTTGCTGGTGACGAGGGTGGTGTCGACCTCAAGGCTGTTTTGAAAGCGCTAGGCGATGAAGGAGCCAATGAGATCCTTATCGAGGCAGGCCCCACATTGGTGGGCGCTTTGGAGCAGGAGGGGCTTATCGATCAGTGGCTGATCTACATGGCGCCGAGTATGTTAGGTGCTGACGCGAGGCCAGTGCACTCGGGGGTCTTTAAAAAGCTCAGTGATGCCCCAAAATACTCCATAACAAGCCACAACCTGATTGGTGGTGATTTGCGTATTACCCTGCGCGCGGCGGACGATGCCTAA
- a CDS encoding transcriptional regulator NrdR (PFAM: ATP cone domain~TIGRFAM: transcriptional regulator NrdR), producing the protein MFCPFCGADDTKVIDSRLVADGGQVRRRRECVNCRERFTTYEAAELVMPRVIKQDGSREPFDEEKLRAGLQRALEKRPVAVEAVESELGQIKNRLRATGEREIDSRAVGELVMEALKRLDQVAYVRFASVYRSFEDLSEFRDAIASLEADPQS; encoded by the coding sequence ATGTTTTGTCCATTCTGCGGTGCGGACGACACAAAAGTCATCGACTCGAGATTAGTGGCTGACGGCGGGCAGGTGCGTCGCCGCCGTGAGTGCGTGAATTGTCGTGAGCGTTTCACTACCTATGAAGCGGCTGAACTCGTTATGCCTCGCGTTATAAAACAAGACGGTAGTCGTGAGCCCTTCGATGAGGAAAAGTTGCGCGCGGGTCTGCAGCGCGCGCTGGAGAAGCGTCCTGTTGCCGTTGAAGCCGTCGAGAGCGAGTTAGGGCAGATCAAAAACCGCTTGAGAGCAACGGGTGAGAGAGAAATTGACTCGCGCGCTGTCGGTGAGCTTGTGATGGAAGCGCTAAAGCGTCTAGACCAAGTCGCATACGTCCGGTTCGCGTCGGTTTATCGAAGCTTTGAGGATCTGTCGGAGTTTCGTGACGCGATTGCCTCGCTCGAGGCGGATCCTCAGAGCTGA
- a CDS encoding Exodeoxyribonuclease VII small subunit (PFAM: Exonuclease VII small subunit~TIGRFAM: exodeoxyribonuclease VII, small subunit) produces the protein MSSEAPNEGISEGLSESTTEKKKLSEQIDELTAIVRKLEDPSIELEDALAVYEAGMKIAKAAQAALEDAEQRIETVSATHASS, from the coding sequence ATGAGCAGCGAAGCACCAAACGAAGGTATTAGCGAAGGCCTTAGCGAAAGTACAACCGAAAAAAAGAAACTCAGCGAACAAATCGATGAGTTGACCGCCATCGTCAGAAAGCTCGAGGATCCCAGTATCGAGCTTGAGGACGCGCTTGCGGTCTATGAAGCGGGTATGAAAATCGCCAAGGCGGCGCAAGCTGCGCTCGAGGACGCCGAGCAACGCATCGAAACGGTCTCGGCAACACACGCCTCTTCCTGA
- a CDS encoding 6,7-dimethyl-8-ribityllumazine synthase (PFAM: 6,7-dimethyl-8-ribityllumazine synthase~TIGRFAM: 6,7-dimethyl-8-ribityllumazine synthase), producing the protein MASQSITTTEGQLHGVSGKFALVVGRWNSFVVEHLLEGAIDTLKRHGVSEDQLHIVRAPGAFEIPLVCQAVAKRGDVDAIIALGAVIRGGTPHFEHVAGECTKGIAQVSLDSGVPIAFGVLTVDSIEQAIERSGTKAGNKGAEAATSALEMVSLLGALNS; encoded by the coding sequence ATGGCATCACAATCAATCACAACCACTGAAGGTCAGCTTCACGGAGTATCGGGGAAGTTTGCCTTAGTTGTTGGTCGCTGGAACAGCTTCGTTGTCGAGCACCTTCTTGAGGGCGCCATCGATACACTTAAGCGGCACGGTGTGAGTGAAGATCAGCTCCACATTGTTAGAGCCCCTGGTGCTTTTGAGATTCCACTCGTCTGTCAGGCTGTGGCCAAGCGCGGCGATGTTGATGCGATTATTGCATTGGGTGCGGTCATTCGCGGTGGAACCCCCCACTTCGAGCACGTGGCCGGTGAGTGCACTAAGGGTATTGCTCAAGTATCGCTCGACTCAGGTGTGCCTATTGCGTTTGGCGTGCTGACTGTGGACTCCATCGAGCAGGCGATCGAGCGCTCAGGAACCAAGGCAGGCAATAAAGGTGCCGAAGCGGCGACAAGTGCGCTTGAGATGGTCAGCCTACTGGGTGCGCTCAACAGCTAA
- a CDS encoding nucleotide sugar dehydrogenase (PFAM: UDP-glucose/GDP-mannose dehydrogenase family, NAD binding domain; UDP-glucose/GDP-mannose dehydrogenase family, central domain; UDP-glucose/GDP-mannose dehydrogenase family, UDP binding domain~TIGRFAM: nucleotide sugar dehydrogenase): MRISIFGSGYVGLVQAAVFADVGHRVICMDIDEARVQRLRAGEVPFFEPGLSNMLLQAVDEGLLTFTSDTRTAVQDSDFLFICVGTPSGDDGSADLRYVISVADGIAEHMNGRKVVVNKSTVPVGTADAVTARIKAGLQKHGQNHPFEVCSNPEFLKEGSAVSDAKSPDRIIVGARSEDTKADFKRMYAAFNRNRDKLMFMDPRSAELTKYAANAMLATKISFVNEIANIAETVGADVELVRQGIGSDPRIGYQFIYPGAGYGGSCFPKDVKALKHLAQSEGCHTSILTAVHDTNQRQKNKLAERVMQRLGANLEGKTIAVWGLAFKPNTDDMREAPSRFLLENIWSCGGKVRAFDPEAMDACHAIYGDRDDVTYVASKDEALQGADCLVVCTEWRTFWSPDFEAIKKALNEPVIVDGRNLYDPHYLASIGIEYYGIGRGLSVAKQP; this comes from the coding sequence GTGCGTATAAGTATTTTCGGTAGTGGCTATGTTGGGTTAGTGCAGGCAGCCGTATTTGCCGACGTGGGCCATCGCGTCATCTGCATGGATATCGACGAAGCGCGTGTCCAGCGCTTGAGAGCCGGTGAAGTCCCCTTTTTCGAGCCTGGCCTCAGCAATATGTTATTGCAAGCTGTCGACGAAGGGTTACTCACATTCACCAGCGATACGCGAACCGCTGTTCAAGACAGCGACTTTTTATTTATCTGCGTTGGCACGCCCTCTGGTGATGATGGCAGCGCCGACTTGCGTTATGTGATTAGTGTTGCAGATGGCATTGCCGAGCACATGAATGGACGTAAAGTGGTTGTTAACAAATCCACCGTCCCCGTAGGTACTGCCGATGCCGTGACAGCACGCATCAAAGCGGGCTTGCAAAAACACGGGCAAAATCATCCATTTGAGGTCTGCTCGAATCCCGAGTTTTTAAAGGAGGGTTCAGCCGTCAGCGATGCCAAGAGCCCGGACCGCATCATTGTGGGTGCCCGCTCGGAGGACACCAAGGCCGACTTCAAGCGCATGTATGCGGCCTTCAACCGTAACCGCGATAAGCTCATGTTCATGGACCCACGAAGTGCCGAGCTGACGAAATACGCAGCGAACGCCATGCTGGCCACTAAGATCAGCTTTGTTAATGAGATCGCCAATATCGCCGAGACGGTTGGGGCCGACGTCGAATTAGTGCGGCAGGGAATAGGTTCGGATCCGAGAATAGGCTATCAGTTCATCTACCCCGGTGCTGGCTATGGCGGCTCCTGCTTCCCAAAAGATGTAAAGGCACTTAAGCACCTCGCGCAATCTGAAGGCTGCCATACGTCAATTTTAACCGCAGTCCACGACACCAACCAGCGTCAGAAAAACAAGCTCGCAGAACGCGTAATGCAACGGCTGGGCGCGAATCTCGAAGGTAAAACAATTGCCGTTTGGGGACTCGCCTTTAAACCGAATACGGACGATATGCGCGAAGCACCAAGCCGTTTCTTACTCGAAAATATTTGGTCCTGCGGCGGCAAAGTTCGCGCCTTTGACCCTGAAGCAATGGACGCTTGCCATGCGATTTATGGCGACCGGGACGATGTGACCTATGTTGCCTCAAAGGACGAGGCGCTCCAGGGGGCAGACTGCCTCGTGGTTTGCACTGAATGGCGAACGTTCTGGTCACCCGACTTCGAGGCAATCAAAAAAGCGCTCAACGAGCCCGTCATCGTCGACGGCCGTAACCTCTACGACCCACATTATCTCGCCAGTATAGGCATCGAATACTACGGAATCGGCCGCGGGTTATCGGTAGCAAAACAACCCTAA
- a CDS encoding transcription antitermination factor NusB (PFAM: NusB family~TIGRFAM: transcription antitermination factor NusB): MTAINVLAAQRRRARHFCVQALYQWSMTGATPSSIEAEFRTDNDFSNVDTEYFNELLVGITQRAEALDELFVPHLDRELDVLDCIERNLLRLGTFELLERIDVPAKVTLNETVSLAKKFGATDSYRYINGVLDQVGLSLRPHELADS; this comes from the coding sequence ATGACAGCCATTAATGTCCTTGCCGCGCAGCGACGACGCGCGCGGCACTTTTGCGTCCAAGCGCTATACCAGTGGTCTATGACTGGGGCAACACCGTCTTCGATTGAGGCGGAATTCCGCACGGACAACGATTTCAGTAATGTCGACACTGAGTACTTTAACGAGTTGCTGGTCGGCATAACGCAGCGTGCAGAGGCGCTAGACGAGTTGTTTGTTCCCCATCTGGATCGTGAATTAGACGTTTTGGACTGCATCGAGCGTAACTTGTTACGCCTCGGTACTTTCGAACTTTTGGAGCGCATTGACGTGCCTGCAAAAGTGACTCTGAATGAGACCGTTTCGCTGGCAAAGAAGTTCGGTGCAACCGACTCCTACCGTTACATCAATGGCGTTCTTGATCAGGTAGGGTTGTCACTCAGACCGCATGAGCTTGCAGATAGTTAA
- a CDS encoding 3,4-dihydroxy-2-butanone 4-phosphate synthase (PFAM: GTP cyclohydrolase II; 3,4-dihydroxy-2-butanone 4-phosphate synthase~TIGRFAM: 3,4-dihydroxy-2-butanone 4-phosphate synthase), whose product MRGIAVIDSVPPASADQLISEFRRGRKVLLVLDQSDGEQTGVVAMAAEYCEPDDVTFMARQARGLVSLALTEERCEQLNLPPMVDPATSGAVKLSIEASTGIDTGISAADRARTVRVAVAPDAKPSDLVQPGHIFPVATLNGGLLIRTGAAEAGVDLASLAGLTPAAVFAEVLDSQGEMANAEALVEFADHHELMVGRVTDLVDYRLNHSRTVELIRSGDVQTGHGEFLLSVYQESTQGHIHMALSTGDISADTPTVVRVHTTSALRDLMSISAPDRSSWSIQESLARVSEEGVGVVVFINKDETDGELLAQVDAVLGRETLDDSQQRSVGYSQVGMGAQILRDLGVGKIRLMGSPVKYNALEGFGLEVVEFIEP is encoded by the coding sequence ATGCGGGGTATCGCAGTGATTGATTCAGTCCCTCCAGCATCCGCCGATCAGTTGATCAGTGAGTTCAGAAGAGGTCGAAAAGTTTTATTGGTGCTTGACCAGAGCGATGGTGAGCAAACAGGCGTTGTGGCAATGGCTGCAGAGTATTGCGAGCCCGATGACGTTACGTTTATGGCAAGACAGGCTCGCGGTTTGGTTAGCCTGGCGCTGACAGAGGAGCGTTGCGAACAGCTCAATCTGCCACCCATGGTCGATCCTGCGACCTCGGGAGCCGTGAAACTGTCCATCGAGGCAAGCACAGGTATCGATACCGGTATTTCCGCCGCCGACAGAGCGCGCACGGTTAGAGTTGCGGTAGCGCCCGATGCGAAGCCTTCTGACTTAGTGCAGCCAGGACATATCTTCCCAGTGGCCACCTTGAATGGTGGGCTCCTCATACGAACGGGCGCCGCTGAAGCAGGTGTTGATCTCGCTTCACTTGCGGGCCTCACGCCTGCGGCAGTTTTTGCGGAGGTATTGGATTCACAGGGTGAAATGGCTAACGCCGAAGCTTTGGTCGAGTTTGCCGATCACCATGAGTTGATGGTTGGTCGCGTAACAGACCTTGTTGACTACCGACTGAATCACTCGCGCACTGTTGAGTTGATCAGGAGTGGTGACGTGCAAACGGGGCACGGCGAGTTTTTACTATCGGTCTATCAGGAAAGTACCCAAGGGCATATCCACATGGCCCTAAGCACCGGTGATATCTCCGCGGATACGCCCACCGTTGTCCGTGTGCACACTACATCTGCGCTCAGAGACTTGATGTCGATATCGGCACCAGACCGTTCTTCGTGGTCAATTCAAGAGAGCTTGGCTCGCGTAAGCGAAGAGGGGGTGGGCGTCGTTGTTTTCATCAACAAAGATGAGACCGATGGCGAGCTTTTAGCTCAAGTGGACGCGGTATTAGGTCGTGAAACGTTAGATGATTCGCAGCAGCGCTCGGTGGGTTACTCGCAAGTAGGTATGGGTGCGCAAATCCTGCGCGACTTAGGTGTTGGTAAAATCCGCCTCATGGGGTCGCCAGTAAAGTACAATGCGCTTGAAGGCTTCGGGCTGGAAGTCGTTGAGTTTATAGAGCCATAA
- a CDS encoding riboflavin synthase alpha chain (PFAM: Lumazine binding domain~TIGRFAM: riboflavin synthase, alpha subunit): MFTGIIQAVGEVAAIEPADGDVKLRIKTGKLPLADVQLGDSIATNGVCLTVTELPGDGYWADVSNETLSLTSLKGIKIGSAVNLEKSLTPTTALGGHLVSGHVDGLGKVVALTRDARSWRVTIEAPAGLAKYIAQKGSICIDGTSLTVNSVDGPRFDLNIIPQTWEETVFSQYAVGTEVNLEVDIIARYLERLLQSGVVPTSDGVTLDTLRNAGYRSD, from the coding sequence ATGTTTACCGGAATCATTCAAGCCGTGGGTGAGGTGGCCGCCATCGAACCTGCGGATGGCGATGTCAAGCTTAGGATAAAGACCGGCAAGCTCCCGCTGGCGGATGTCCAGTTAGGCGATAGCATTGCCACTAACGGCGTCTGTTTAACCGTGACTGAGCTTCCGGGTGATGGTTATTGGGCGGATGTCTCCAACGAGACCCTATCCTTAACATCGCTCAAGGGCATCAAAATCGGTAGCGCAGTGAATCTCGAGAAGTCACTGACGCCCACCACCGCGCTCGGTGGGCATTTGGTGAGTGGTCACGTCGATGGCTTAGGGAAGGTGGTCGCTCTAACCCGCGATGCGCGCTCTTGGCGCGTCACCATTGAGGCGCCCGCGGGTCTTGCGAAATACATCGCCCAAAAAGGCAGTATTTGTATTGACGGTACTAGTCTCACTGTCAATTCGGTCGATGGGCCGCGTTTTGATTTAAATATTATCCCTCAGACATGGGAGGAGACGGTATTCAGTCAGTACGCAGTTGGCACCGAGGTTAACCTCGAGGTGGATATTATTGCGCGCTATTTGGAGCGTTTGCTCCAATCAGGTGTTGTGCCAACGAGCGATGGCGTTACTCTAGACACCCTCAGAAATGCGGGGTATCGCAGTGATTGA
- a CDS encoding geranylgeranyl pyrophosphate synthase (PFAM: Polyprenyl synthetase) yields the protein MALSSHIVCSDPGLKKALTYALENPGKQLRSRLCKETAAMVESASPSGASVVGNSIESANRVGEAIECLHTYSLIHDDLPAMDNDDLRRGKPTVHKSFDEATAILVGDGLQAFAFEWVSETEGLSDTQKIQLVKLLSKSVGFDGMVGGQAMDIAAEGKSLDVAALKEVHLRKTGALIEASVLAGAICAGATQNQTAALHQFSRNIGLAFQVMDDVLDVTASSETLGKTAGKDIAAEKSTYVACMGVDDARAYANQLLDEALALLTPFGEAAESLSALSRLLVQRDS from the coding sequence ATGGCGCTGTCATCACACATAGTTTGTAGCGATCCCGGCCTTAAAAAAGCCCTCACATACGCACTCGAAAACCCCGGCAAGCAATTGAGAAGTCGATTGTGCAAAGAAACTGCTGCGATGGTTGAAAGTGCATCGCCTAGCGGAGCATCGGTTGTTGGTAATTCAATCGAGAGCGCGAACCGCGTTGGAGAAGCGATCGAGTGCTTACATACCTACTCGCTGATTCACGATGATTTACCTGCGATGGATAATGACGATCTTCGCAGAGGCAAACCCACCGTCCACAAATCTTTTGATGAAGCCACCGCGATACTAGTCGGCGACGGCCTGCAGGCGTTCGCCTTCGAATGGGTAAGCGAGACCGAAGGTCTCTCTGATACTCAGAAAATCCAGTTGGTAAAACTCCTCAGCAAGTCGGTAGGTTTTGACGGCATGGTGGGCGGGCAGGCGATGGATATTGCCGCAGAGGGTAAATCTCTCGATGTTGCGGCGCTGAAAGAAGTTCATTTGAGAAAGACAGGCGCACTCATCGAGGCGTCGGTACTGGCGGGCGCCATTTGTGCAGGCGCCACCCAGAATCAAACTGCGGCACTGCATCAATTCTCAAGGAATATTGGTCTCGCCTTCCAGGTGATGGATGACGTGCTCGACGTCACCGCCTCCTCCGAGACACTCGGTAAAACAGCGGGAAAAGATATTGCGGCAGAGAAATCGACCTATGTCGCCTGCATGGGCGTAGACGACGCGCGTGCTTACGCAAACCAATTACTCGACGAGGCACTCGCTTTACTGACACCTTTTGGAGAGGCCGCCGAGTCACTGAGCGCGTTGAGCCGTTTATTAGTCCAGCGCGATAGCTAG